A stretch of the Neptunomonas phycophila genome encodes the following:
- a CDS encoding benzoate/H(+) symporter BenE family transporter, which produces MPTLIKDFSVSALVAGLLAVFVSYSGPLAIVFQAGNKAGIDHDMMTSWVWSISIGAGITSIVLSTVLRVPVVTAWSAPGTALLVGLFPDLSLNEMVAAYVTAAVIQLIIGVSGAFDYLVKLIPPGIAAGMMAGILFQFSLGAFLAIETTPVLTLGMLMSYVVARRWLTKYTLVCLLGAGIVLAIFSEGTSLSHVGLELAHPQWITPHWTIASVLSVALPIVLVSLSGQFLPGMAILQGAGYKVSAKPIITFTSLVSIPLAFTGGISTVVAAITAAICTGKDAHEDPSKRYVSGIFNGIFYLAGAVFAGTIVSLFTALPAAFIAVLAGLALLAPIANNLAGAMADAAHREVSLIAFIITASGLSVYGLSSAFWGVVISLACYWILNIKTIIKVDTE; this is translated from the coding sequence ATGCCAACGTTAATTAAAGATTTTTCTGTCTCTGCTTTAGTGGCTGGGTTGCTGGCTGTCTTTGTCTCCTATTCCGGTCCGTTAGCTATCGTATTTCAGGCGGGTAACAAAGCGGGCATTGACCATGACATGATGACGTCATGGGTATGGAGTATTTCAATCGGGGCAGGCATTACCAGTATTGTGCTCAGTACAGTCTTAAGAGTGCCGGTGGTGACCGCATGGTCGGCACCCGGTACTGCTTTATTAGTCGGTTTGTTCCCTGATTTATCACTCAATGAAATGGTCGCAGCTTACGTAACAGCCGCCGTTATCCAGCTGATTATTGGTGTCAGTGGCGCCTTCGATTACCTAGTTAAACTGATTCCACCCGGCATAGCCGCGGGTATGATGGCCGGCATACTCTTCCAATTTAGTCTAGGCGCCTTTCTGGCTATTGAAACCACGCCTGTATTAACGCTGGGTATGCTAATGTCCTACGTAGTTGCTCGCCGTTGGCTGACTAAATACACACTGGTGTGTCTGTTAGGTGCTGGAATAGTGTTGGCTATTTTTAGTGAAGGTACATCGCTATCTCACGTAGGCTTAGAGCTAGCGCATCCTCAATGGATTACCCCGCATTGGACCATAGCATCAGTATTGAGTGTCGCACTCCCGATTGTGTTGGTCAGTTTAAGTGGGCAATTTCTACCTGGCATGGCGATTCTACAGGGAGCCGGGTACAAGGTCAGTGCCAAACCAATCATTACGTTTACCAGTTTAGTGTCAATCCCATTGGCATTCACAGGCGGAATAAGCACCGTTGTAGCCGCCATAACCGCTGCTATCTGCACCGGAAAAGACGCACACGAAGATCCAAGTAAACGGTACGTATCGGGTATTTTTAACGGTATTTTCTATTTAGCCGGCGCGGTATTCGCAGGAACGATCGTGTCACTCTTTACAGCCTTGCCCGCCGCATTCATTGCCGTACTCGCTGGGTTAGCCCTATTAGCTCCCATCGCTAACAACCTTGCAGGCGCAATGGCGGACGCTGCGCATCGAGAAGTATCGCTGATCGCTTTTATCATCACGGCATCAGGGCTCTCGGTTTACGGGCTTTCATCGGCATTCTGGGGAGTCGTGATTAGTTTGGCGTGTTATTGGATTTTGAATATAAAAACAATAATAAAGGTCGATACTGAATGA
- a CDS encoding ACP S-malonyltransferase: MLTAFTFPGQGSQFPGMLRENLPDDPTTHSYLSHAESALGQTITNIDSERALKETVNVQLALLISGVIWGKYLMDKGCVPDYVMGLSVGAYPAAVLAGCLSFEDALQLVSLRGRLMQTAFPQDYGMLALLNVNRTVVESVLEQQVIEGKRVYLANINAENQFVLAGYKPALLETAAIIKSKTRCTSRLLEVAVPSHCSLLKDQSEYLLSKLEKTIIKRPKIRYISASKSRLINNIDDIRKDLSHNMANQAHWHDSSQLLLERGVGRVVEIPPGSTLTGLCRRVFTQGQCFAAQSTRLDTLLYQHL, from the coding sequence ATGTTAACGGCATTTACTTTTCCGGGGCAAGGCTCACAGTTTCCCGGTATGTTAAGGGAGAACCTACCCGATGACCCAACCACACACAGCTACTTGAGTCATGCAGAAAGCGCTTTAGGCCAAACCATAACAAATATTGACTCCGAAAGAGCCTTAAAAGAAACCGTTAATGTTCAATTGGCATTACTTATTAGCGGAGTTATTTGGGGTAAATACCTAATGGATAAAGGGTGCGTACCGGATTATGTCATGGGGTTATCCGTGGGCGCTTATCCTGCGGCGGTCCTTGCTGGTTGCTTGTCATTTGAAGATGCTCTTCAATTGGTATCCTTACGAGGTCGATTAATGCAGACTGCTTTCCCGCAAGACTACGGAATGCTAGCGCTGCTTAATGTAAATCGCACGGTAGTAGAATCCGTGTTAGAACAACAGGTGATAGAGGGTAAGCGCGTTTATTTAGCGAACATTAACGCCGAAAACCAGTTTGTTCTGGCCGGTTATAAACCTGCCCTATTGGAGACCGCCGCCATCATCAAATCGAAAACCCGATGTACTTCTCGCTTATTAGAAGTTGCGGTTCCGTCCCATTGCTCCTTATTAAAAGACCAATCAGAGTACTTGTTGAGCAAATTAGAAAAAACAATAATCAAGCGTCCTAAAATCCGCTACATTAGCGCATCAAAATCAAGGTTAATCAATAATATAGACGATATTCGTAAAGACCTTTCTCACAACATGGCAAACCAAGCACATTGGCATGATAGCAGCCAATTGTTGCTGGAGCGTGGTGTGGGACGGGTTGTTGAAATACCACCCGGTTCGACACTAACAGGTCTATGCCGCCGGGTATTTACTCAAGGGCAATGCTTTGCTGCTCAAAGCACGCGCCTCGACACTTTGCTTTATCAGCACCTATAA
- the madM gene encoding malonate transporter subunit MadM, with translation MYESLLVVSNKYSLVMGFAVIGLTMWLSYWVSGRFTKGRVHGSAIAIMLGLFLAYLGGVFTGGEKGIVDLPLLSGIGILGGSMLRDFAIVATGFGVDIDELKRAGKAGVIALFMGIFSSFIAGVSIALAFGYTDAVSLTTIGAGAVTYIVGPVTGAAIGASSEVMALSIAAGLVKSILVMILTPFVAPYIGLNNSRSAVIFGGLMGTSSGVAAGLAATDPKLVPYGCLTAAFYTALGCLLGPSLLFILMRGMFA, from the coding sequence ATGTACGAATCTTTATTAGTAGTAAGTAATAAATACAGCTTGGTCATGGGTTTTGCCGTTATTGGATTAACCATGTGGTTATCTTATTGGGTGTCAGGCCGCTTTACTAAAGGCCGTGTTCATGGCTCAGCTATCGCTATCATGCTAGGGTTATTTTTAGCCTATTTAGGCGGTGTATTTACCGGTGGTGAAAAAGGAATTGTCGATCTTCCTTTGTTATCGGGTATTGGCATTTTAGGCGGCTCCATGTTACGAGACTTTGCTATTGTGGCAACTGGCTTTGGTGTGGATATTGATGAGCTGAAACGCGCAGGTAAAGCGGGGGTTATTGCGTTATTTATGGGGATTTTTTCATCCTTCATAGCAGGTGTTTCCATCGCATTAGCATTTGGATACACCGATGCAGTGAGCTTAACCACTATAGGAGCGGGTGCTGTAACTTACATTGTTGGACCCGTAACCGGGGCTGCTATTGGTGCTAGCTCAGAAGTCATGGCCTTGTCGATTGCCGCAGGCTTGGTTAAGTCGATTTTAGTGATGATATTGACACCTTTTGTTGCGCCATACATTGGTCTAAATAACTCACGCTCAGCCGTTATATTTGGTGGATTAATGGGAACGTCCAGTGGTGTCGCCGCAGGTTTAGCAGCTACCGACCCTAAACTCGTCCCTTACGGCTGCTTAACCGCTGCTTTTTATACTGCACTTGGCTGCCTACTAGGCCCATCGCTTCTGTTCATACTTATGCGCGGTATGTTTGCTTAA
- the benD gene encoding benzoate diol dehydrogenase BenD — translation MSTVDKSYPTSLSRFSHKVVVVTGAAQGIGKRVAQRVGDEGAKVVIVDIADYIHDVAKELQALDIDVLALQADLETWVGAEQVMEKANAHFGRIDILINNVGGTIWAQPFEHYTPEQIQKEIQRSLFPTLWGCRAVLPAFLEQGAGVIVNVSSVATRGLMRVPYGAAKGGVNAMTVNLAYEYAEHNIRVNATAPGGTEAPPRLTPRNAKPQTEQEAAWYQTLIDQTVSNSLMHRYGSLDEQVDPILFLASDAASYITGTILPVAGGDLG, via the coding sequence ATGAGCACAGTAGATAAGTCTTATCCAACGAGCTTGTCACGCTTTAGTCATAAAGTGGTCGTGGTCACGGGTGCTGCTCAGGGTATTGGTAAGCGGGTAGCGCAACGGGTTGGGGACGAAGGAGCCAAAGTGGTTATCGTTGATATTGCGGATTATATCCACGATGTTGCGAAGGAGCTGCAAGCGCTAGATATTGACGTTTTAGCACTACAGGCAGACCTAGAAACGTGGGTTGGTGCAGAGCAAGTTATGGAAAAAGCCAACGCCCATTTTGGCCGCATCGACATCCTCATTAATAACGTGGGGGGCACCATCTGGGCGCAGCCTTTTGAGCATTACACACCTGAGCAAATTCAAAAAGAAATCCAGCGTTCGCTATTCCCCACATTATGGGGTTGTCGAGCGGTTCTACCTGCATTTTTAGAACAGGGTGCAGGTGTGATTGTTAACGTATCGTCTGTTGCAACGCGGGGACTGATGCGTGTGCCATATGGCGCCGCAAAAGGCGGTGTGAATGCGATGACCGTGAATTTGGCTTATGAATATGCCGAACACAATATTCGTGTTAATGCCACAGCACCGGGTGGCACTGAAGCACCACCACGATTAACGCCAAGAAACGCGAAGCCTCAAACAGAGCAAGAAGCTGCCTGGTATCAGACGCTAATTGATCAAACAGTCAGTAACAGCCTAATGCATCGCTATGGTTCATTGGATGAGCAGGTTGATCCTATTTTATTTCTGGCATCGGATGCTGCCAGTTACATCACAGGCACCATCTTACCGGTGGCAGGAGGCGATCTCGGCTAA
- a CDS encoding malonate decarboxylase holo-ACP synthase, translated as MSWHAHDLVWLTSKAELMLAENHQPIPDWVLTSTGPVVVRRAMPIVKQSIKYIPVGVRGGCKAERCAAYVATHHILQSISPYEIVKRKLWANHPLTREHSVFKTLDSLTPHLESLGRPWGITGSCGYELATGIPQLTPRSDLDLIIDGQTLWSKADASRWLASWNVKGCRLDIQLETPMGAVALAEWALRDNHVLVKSNHGPSLVSDPWGLAKESA; from the coding sequence ATGAGCTGGCATGCGCACGACCTAGTCTGGTTAACAAGCAAAGCTGAATTGATGCTTGCTGAAAACCATCAACCCATACCGGATTGGGTACTTACAAGTACCGGCCCTGTTGTGGTTCGTCGTGCGATGCCCATAGTTAAACAGAGTATTAAATACATTCCTGTAGGAGTACGCGGAGGCTGTAAAGCAGAACGTTGTGCCGCTTATGTAGCAACACATCACATCTTACAATCTATCAGCCCATACGAGATTGTAAAACGTAAGCTCTGGGCTAATCACCCACTGACAAGAGAACATTCGGTTTTTAAAACGTTGGATTCATTAACACCACATCTTGAATCGCTCGGTCGTCCATGGGGGATCACCGGAAGCTGTGGCTACGAGCTAGCGACAGGTATCCCGCAACTAACGCCACGTAGCGATCTTGATTTAATTATCGATGGGCAAACATTGTGGTCTAAAGCTGATGCGTCACGTTGGTTAGCGTCTTGGAACGTAAAGGGTTGTCGCTTGGATATACAGTTAGAAACCCCAATGGGGGCCGTTGCATTGGCTGAGTGGGCCTTACGTGATAATCACGTGTTGGTAAAAAGTAATCATGGCCCCTCCCTCGTTAGCGACCCGTGGGGCTTAGCCAAGGAGAGCGCATAA
- a CDS encoding MFS transporter yields MKTIDVQDVIDNATFNPFHWKVLFWCTLVIIFDGYDLVIYGVVLPILMEQWQLDPYVAGLLGSSALFGMMFGAIGFGMMSDKVGRKKTILACVILFSLTTVVNGFATDPWVFGILRFIAGLGIGGVMPNVVSLMSEYSPKRRRSTMVALMFSGYAVGGMMSAGLGIWIVPTYGWEVMFYLAVIPLLLVPFMIKFLPESASFMMSQGLKDQTRHVLVKIAPERQIAESDELTIPAAHVSKASVAELFRDNRALSTMMFWIAFFCCLLMVYALGSWLPKLMSLAGYPLSSSLMFLMVLNIGAIIGAVGGGRLADKFSLRSVLISFFILGTTALITLGYENPMWVLYLLMGIAGATTIGSQILLYAYVAQYYPTNIRSTGLGWASGIGRNGALLGPMLGGVLMAMALPHHINFLALAVPGAIATIAVAFVGRNPVKKDSLGSFSGSTAQ; encoded by the coding sequence ATGAAAACAATCGACGTACAAGACGTCATCGATAATGCAACGTTTAATCCTTTCCACTGGAAAGTACTCTTTTGGTGTACTTTGGTTATCATTTTTGATGGTTACGACTTAGTCATTTACGGTGTTGTGCTTCCTATTCTAATGGAGCAATGGCAACTCGACCCATACGTAGCGGGGCTACTAGGCAGCAGTGCGTTGTTTGGCATGATGTTTGGCGCCATTGGGTTTGGCATGATGTCTGATAAGGTTGGACGTAAAAAAACGATTTTAGCCTGCGTTATTCTTTTTAGCTTAACCACAGTCGTCAATGGCTTTGCTACAGATCCTTGGGTATTTGGCATATTACGCTTTATTGCGGGTTTAGGCATCGGTGGTGTCATGCCCAATGTGGTTTCGTTAATGAGCGAATACTCACCAAAGCGTCGTCGTAGCACCATGGTCGCTTTGATGTTTAGTGGCTATGCCGTCGGTGGCATGATGTCCGCAGGCTTAGGGATTTGGATCGTACCAACGTATGGCTGGGAGGTTATGTTTTATTTAGCGGTAATTCCGTTGTTGCTGGTGCCTTTTATGATTAAGTTTTTGCCCGAATCGGCAAGCTTTATGATGTCGCAAGGTCTCAAGGATCAAACGCGTCATGTGTTGGTTAAGATTGCACCAGAACGCCAGATCGCCGAATCAGATGAACTCACCATTCCGGCTGCTCACGTCAGCAAAGCCTCGGTAGCTGAATTATTTCGGGATAATCGTGCGCTATCAACCATGATGTTTTGGATCGCCTTTTTTTGCTGCCTATTAATGGTATACGCGTTAGGTTCATGGTTACCCAAACTCATGTCATTGGCCGGTTACCCTTTAAGCTCTAGCCTTATGTTCTTAATGGTACTTAATATTGGCGCTATTATTGGTGCAGTAGGGGGCGGGCGTTTAGCCGATAAGTTTTCATTACGTTCGGTACTTATCAGCTTCTTTATTCTTGGTACAACGGCACTCATCACCCTAGGTTATGAGAACCCTATGTGGGTCTTATACTTATTAATGGGAATAGCTGGAGCTACAACAATTGGTTCGCAAATCCTACTTTACGCCTATGTTGCTCAATACTATCCGACTAACATTCGTTCAACAGGGTTAGGCTGGGCTTCAGGTATCGGGCGAAATGGCGCATTATTAGGGCCTATGTTAGGCGGTGTATTAATGGCGATGGCATTACCACATCATATAAACTTCCTTGCGTTAGCTGTCCCTGGAGCGATTGCTACCATCGCGGTTGCTTTTGTAGGCCGTAATCCCGTTAAAAAAGATAGTCTTGGATCATTCAGTGGAAGCACGGCTCAGTAA
- a CDS encoding triphosphoribosyl-dephospho-CoA synthase, which yields MMTTINSPITQRDQKRFSLRYLSQSVTWALEQEARLSPKPALVDSRGSGAHKDMHLALMLASANTLEPYFLRMAQTAAFESNDTKLRTQIGLIGREAEKAMLQTTQGVNTHRGAIWALGLLIVAATTHDTTIERLLSRAAAIASIEDPALKTTQALSKGQQACREYQVAGAREQAQQGFPHIQQQALPTLWESRARGDAESSARLNALLAIMATLDDTCVLSRSGISGLVTMQTGAAEVLNAGGCNTFTGRQALRQLERELLVLNASAGGAADLLAATLFIDRLFVSSTSNNKYQQ from the coding sequence ATGATGACAACTATTAATTCGCCTATTACACAACGTGATCAGAAACGGTTTTCGCTGAGATATCTCTCTCAATCCGTGACATGGGCGTTAGAACAAGAAGCACGGCTTAGCCCTAAACCTGCGCTAGTCGATAGCCGAGGCTCTGGGGCGCATAAAGATATGCACTTAGCACTCATGCTAGCTTCTGCTAACACATTAGAGCCTTATTTTTTGCGCATGGCCCAAACCGCTGCATTCGAATCAAACGATACAAAGTTGCGCACCCAAATAGGGTTAATTGGCCGCGAAGCAGAAAAAGCCATGCTGCAAACAACGCAAGGCGTGAATACTCACAGAGGAGCGATATGGGCATTGGGGCTTTTGATTGTGGCGGCCACAACACACGATACCACTATTGAGAGACTCCTTTCCCGAGCGGCCGCTATCGCCTCAATTGAAGACCCCGCATTAAAGACGACGCAGGCGTTAAGCAAAGGACAGCAAGCATGCCGCGAGTATCAAGTAGCCGGTGCTCGAGAACAAGCTCAACAAGGCTTTCCGCACATTCAACAACAGGCGTTGCCAACACTGTGGGAAAGTCGCGCGCGTGGTGATGCTGAATCATCCGCTCGACTTAATGCTTTATTGGCCATTATGGCCACACTGGATGATACCTGTGTGCTATCTCGGTCGGGCATCTCAGGCTTAGTCACTATGCAGACGGGGGCAGCTGAAGTACTCAATGCGGGTGGCTGCAATACTTTTACAGGCCGGCAAGCATTACGCCAACTAGAGCGCGAGCTTCTCGTGTTAAACGCCTCTGCAGGCGGGGCTGCTGATTTGCTAGCGGCCACCCTGTTTATAGACCGCTTATTTGTAAGCAGTACCTCTAATAATAAGTATCAACAGTAG
- the mdcE gene encoding biotin-independent malonate decarboxylase subunit gamma, with translation MNNSVQTIPEMKVIHDNPSSHRGAQWFALLSHGFTKQNAIVPSVLVADGEYENRACRLIAVVPDLNNHFPRAVNGEVGLLEGMALAREVNAVVEADAHSETKRALVLIVDVPSQAYGRREETLGIHQALASAVSAYANARQNGHPIIALLVGKAMSGAYLAHGYQANRIIALSDEGVMVHAMGKAAAARVTQRTEAELDQLAAENPPMAYDLKSYASLGLIDNLLQVESATQPTPSDKHSVEQAITDALLDIKPKDTGISRRLSGEHRQASRQVRDLLKAQWTGA, from the coding sequence ATGAATAATTCTGTTCAGACAATACCTGAAATGAAAGTAATACATGATAACCCTTCCAGTCATCGAGGCGCGCAATGGTTTGCGTTGCTCAGCCATGGTTTTACCAAGCAAAACGCTATTGTTCCCTCCGTCCTTGTGGCAGACGGTGAGTATGAAAACCGTGCCTGTCGACTGATCGCAGTTGTGCCAGACCTTAACAATCATTTTCCTCGTGCTGTTAATGGCGAGGTTGGACTTTTAGAAGGCATGGCGCTCGCACGTGAAGTCAACGCCGTGGTAGAAGCCGATGCGCACTCTGAAACCAAACGGGCACTTGTTCTTATCGTGGATGTTCCCAGCCAAGCCTATGGCCGAAGAGAAGAAACATTAGGCATACATCAAGCATTGGCATCCGCTGTGAGTGCGTACGCTAATGCTCGTCAAAACGGCCATCCAATCATCGCCCTACTCGTCGGTAAAGCAATGTCAGGGGCGTATTTAGCGCATGGCTATCAAGCCAACCGCATCATAGCTTTATCGGATGAAGGAGTCATGGTGCATGCCATGGGTAAGGCCGCCGCCGCGCGCGTTACTCAGCGCACAGAAGCCGAGCTTGACCAGCTTGCCGCCGAAAACCCACCTATGGCTTACGATCTTAAAAGCTACGCGTCATTGGGGCTCATTGATAATCTCTTACAAGTTGAATCGGCTACCCAGCCAACACCAAGCGATAAACATAGTGTAGAGCAAGCCATAACGGACGCCCTTTTGGACATTAAACCTAAGGATACAGGTATATCTCGTCGGCTTAGTGGTGAGCATCGACAAGCATCGCGCCAGGTGAGAGATCTGTTAAAAGCGCAATGGACAGGAGCATAA
- the benC gene encoding benzoate 1,2-dioxygenase electron transfer component BenC produces MPYNIALNFEDGVTRFITCNDDETVLDAAYRAHIRLPMDCSDGVCGTCKGACHQGKFDLGDEYIDDALSDEELEAGKVLTCQMVPASDCVVEIPIASSLCKAGPTELTAVVDEVNLVSPTAIELKITAQSPVEFLAGQYVNIQVPGTQETRAYSFSSQPGSDQLSFLIRNVSGGLMSTWLVGKARTGDSLSLNGPMGSFYLRPVERPVLMLAGGTGLAPFLAMLEYLKVQAVEHPIHLIYGVTNEDDLVGLAVLEAFADIIPSFSYKTVVANPESQHPLTGYVTHHMEDAALDQATDVYLCGPPPMVDAVLGYFRDNTIKPHSFHYEKFAPSLVSTKEKVA; encoded by the coding sequence ATGCCGTACAACATAGCCCTAAATTTTGAAGATGGTGTAACGCGCTTCATTACCTGTAATGATGATGAAACCGTGCTAGATGCCGCTTATCGCGCTCACATTCGCCTACCCATGGACTGCTCTGATGGTGTGTGCGGAACCTGTAAAGGCGCATGCCACCAAGGCAAGTTTGACCTTGGAGATGAATACATTGACGACGCATTATCAGACGAAGAGCTTGAAGCCGGAAAAGTATTAACTTGCCAAATGGTGCCGGCTAGCGACTGTGTTGTTGAAATACCGATTGCCTCCTCGTTATGCAAAGCGGGACCAACCGAGTTAACTGCAGTTGTCGATGAAGTGAATCTAGTATCTCCAACGGCTATTGAACTCAAAATCACAGCCCAATCACCGGTTGAGTTTTTAGCAGGGCAGTACGTGAATATTCAGGTGCCTGGTACTCAAGAAACGCGTGCTTATTCGTTTAGCTCTCAACCCGGCAGTGATCAATTAAGCTTTCTTATCCGCAATGTATCAGGCGGTTTGATGAGTACCTGGTTAGTCGGCAAAGCACGTACTGGCGATTCGCTTTCATTAAATGGGCCTATGGGTAGCTTTTATCTAAGACCCGTTGAGCGTCCTGTACTCATGTTAGCCGGTGGCACTGGCTTGGCACCTTTTTTGGCAATGCTCGAATATCTAAAAGTGCAAGCTGTAGAGCATCCTATCCATCTTATCTATGGTGTAACGAATGAAGATGACCTTGTCGGTTTGGCGGTATTAGAAGCATTTGCCGACATTATCCCGTCGTTCAGTTACAAGACAGTTGTAGCCAACCCTGAAAGTCAGCATCCGCTTACAGGTTATGTAACACATCACATGGAAGATGCAGCTTTAGATCAAGCGACTGATGTATATCTGTGTGGGCCACCGCCAATGGTCGATGCCGTGTTGGGTTATTTCCGTGATAACACTATCAAACCTCACTCATTTCACTACGAAAAGTTTGCGCCAAGCCTGGTGAGCACAAAGGAAAAAGTCGCATGA
- the mdcC gene encoding malonate decarboxylase acyl carrier protein — protein sequence METLYFQRPASASQVQPSLVGYVGSGDLEVMIEPSRGEFAEIHIQTSTAGSEVRWQQIIDQITPVIPLPAMRMDIHDFAATPGVIRLRIEQALEQAMSLGGSHHE from the coding sequence ATGGAGACTTTATATTTTCAACGACCTGCTTCAGCGAGTCAGGTACAACCATCATTGGTTGGGTATGTTGGCTCGGGTGACTTAGAAGTCATGATAGAGCCAAGCCGCGGTGAATTTGCAGAAATTCATATTCAAACGTCTACCGCTGGCAGTGAAGTCCGTTGGCAACAGATCATTGACCAAATTACGCCTGTCATCCCATTACCCGCTATGCGCATGGATATACATGACTTTGCAGCCACGCCAGGCGTTATTCGCCTACGTATCGAACAAGCATTAGAGCAAGCCATGTCGTTAGGAGGTAGCCATCATGAATAG
- the madL gene encoding malonate transporter subunit MadL: protein MIIYGVALLSVCTLTGIAIGQMLGKLIGVPANVGGVGIAMILLILAGTYLKKRDLLNIKTEQGVEFWSAIYIPIVVAMAAKQNVMGALTGGPMAITAGIFAVVCGFLLVPVLSRIGNDESSKTTKAVSVETPSTTTSSSVR from the coding sequence ATGATCATCTACGGAGTTGCTCTGCTGTCCGTTTGCACCTTAACGGGCATCGCTATTGGGCAAATGTTAGGCAAACTAATTGGCGTCCCTGCCAATGTCGGAGGTGTAGGTATTGCAATGATCCTACTTATCTTAGCCGGTACATATCTTAAAAAGCGCGACTTACTCAACATAAAAACTGAGCAAGGCGTCGAGTTTTGGAGTGCCATTTATATCCCAATCGTTGTTGCTATGGCGGCAAAGCAAAATGTAATGGGTGCCCTAACTGGCGGACCTATGGCAATTACAGCCGGTATTTTTGCGGTTGTTTGTGGATTTTTGTTAGTACCGGTATTGAGCCGAATCGGGAACGACGAAAGCTCTAAGACAACAAAGGCCGTTTCAGTAGAAACGCCATCGACTACAACCTCTAGCTCTGTGCGGTGA
- a CDS encoding biotin-independent malonate decarboxylase subunit beta produces MNSTMTTKDSSFIEQSARQRVKNVLDEGTMRELISPFDRITSPWLAKQGIVSQFDDGVVIARGTINGEQTVVAAIEGSFQGGSLGEVSGAKIAGALELAVEENENGNPMSAVLILETGGVRLQEANLGLAAIAEIQSAIVALRRHRPVVALVTGPVGCFGGMSISAALCSYIIMTREGRLGLNGPLVIEQEAGIAEYNASDRPFIWSVIGGKQRFESGLVDSYISDSQSSAREAVEQYLNQGVPTIHRSEKYSDLLEAFLRLDTQDHIAPHDAQQVLLEGVASHE; encoded by the coding sequence ATGAATAGCACAATGACGACAAAAGACAGCAGTTTTATAGAACAAAGCGCTCGCCAGCGTGTAAAGAACGTGCTGGACGAAGGAACCATGCGTGAACTTATTAGCCCATTTGATCGAATAACGTCACCTTGGTTGGCTAAGCAAGGGATTGTCTCTCAGTTTGACGATGGTGTTGTTATAGCGCGAGGCACCATCAACGGAGAACAAACCGTTGTTGCAGCAATTGAAGGAAGCTTTCAGGGCGGCAGTTTAGGTGAAGTCAGTGGTGCAAAAATAGCGGGGGCGCTTGAGCTAGCGGTTGAAGAAAATGAAAACGGCAACCCAATGTCGGCTGTATTAATTCTAGAAACGGGGGGCGTTCGATTACAAGAAGCTAACTTAGGTTTGGCCGCTATTGCAGAAATTCAATCCGCCATTGTTGCCTTACGAAGACATCGACCGGTGGTTGCCTTAGTGACAGGCCCTGTGGGCTGCTTTGGCGGGATGTCGATCAGTGCCGCGTTGTGTAGCTACATCATCATGACACGCGAAGGTCGCTTAGGATTAAATGGCCCCCTAGTGATAGAACAAGAAGCCGGCATTGCCGAGTATAACGCGAGCGACCGCCCTTTTATTTGGAGTGTGATTGGTGGTAAGCAGCGGTTTGAAAGTGGCTTGGTGGATAGCTACATCAGCGATAGCCAAAGCAGCGCTCGCGAAGCTGTAGAGCAGTATTTAAATCAAGGTGTCCCCACAATACACCGAAGTGAAAAATACAGCGATTTGTTAGAAGCATTTTTACGCCTTGATACACAAGATCACATAGCGCCACATGATGCTCAGCAAGTGCTATTAGAAGGAGTGGCTAGCCATGAATAA